In Lolium perenne isolate Kyuss_39 chromosome 5, Kyuss_2.0, whole genome shotgun sequence, the sequence AATTCCATCGCGGAATCTGAGAACATATATGATGTAACCATAGAAGACCCTTCTGATTATCTGCAGTATGTACGTTCGTCCATCGACTGTCTCCGTCTTCTCACCTTTGAGCCAATCAAGCCTGCTCTTGGTGACATGATCTTGTCCCTGGAGGGGACCAACCTGTCAAAAAGGACCGGCAGTTTGACAATGGCTCCACCGACTGACCTGGCTGAGACTGTACGACTGAAGCTGAAAATCAACAAGAAGCAGTTCCTGCGGTGCTGGGAGATCCTGATCTATGTACACCTTGATTCCGAGGACCGCAAGTGCATTGACAACTTCAGGGCCTGCATCTACGACCGCACCAAGGGCGAGTTGCTTGGTGGTGCCTCTGGAACCAACGGGAAGCGCCTTGTCCAAATGGCAACTAGTTTTGATGAGGAATCATCATTTGCTGTGTACTGGACAAAGGAGGGTGCAGACTCAGATGATCAGACGGTCGAGCAGCAGCCAGAAGATCTCAAGACTCAGGAGGAGCAGCTGAATGAGCTGGTGGAAAACCAGATTGATGAGATCGTTGAGGTCGCCAAGAACGTTAGATCACGTGGCAAGGATAAGTTGACGGCTTGATCGTGTGAGCTAGGTTCTTCGCTTGGTGAAAGATCATCTGTAGCTCGAGGATAGATAGTGGAAAAAATGTTAACGGGAGGTTATTTCGATGTGGAGAATTGTGTCATTCAGACTTTTTGACCAGAATGTTATATTATTATGCTTCTGCTTCAACTTTTTAAGAATGCGGTGACACCTCATGTTATTTTAATCACCTGTTGGAAAACAATTAAATATAACTGCAACATGCTAGTATCATACTACCTCTCCCTCTATCCTGTGAAAGTTAACTtatatttatctaaatttagatacatTTAGACATTATTTAGTGTGtgaatacatctaaatttagacaaatttaaGATTTTAAGGTAAGTTTCATGAGATGGAGGGTATAGTGTTGAAAAAGCAACGGCATTGGTATCTAAATTTCGATGTACATAGCAAAAAGTGTTTTTGACTCCCGAGCTCCAGTGCTCTTGccatttaaaaaatttaaaagatatttttacaacttaccaaaaaatctgaaaataattttGGGGACTTTCAATGATACATCTCACAGTCATGTAAAATCTCAACCCTAAATTCGTTTTATTTTGTGCTAGACAAgaatgacaaaatctgatatgTTTTTAGAGATTTGAAAATGACTGCTCAGATCTAcacttttgtcatttttgtgtagatcAGAATATAAAGTATTCGAAGTTGATATTTTACAGATTTATTTTCGGATTTTTTTGAAGcttaaaaatatgattttttatttttttaaagaaACAGGGCCCATGTGCACCAATCTCGTCCTGTATATAGTTACTAATCTAAGACATGTTTCATGGGAGTAGGACCGAGCGAGTACTTCCTCAAGTTACTGATTTAGTACTTTCTCTGCTCTAAAATAAGTGTCAACAATTTTTACTCCCAAACTAAGTCATTTATTTAGCACTGAGGGAGCACAACTTCAGCTACACGTGATGCGTCGCACTGGAAATTTTCCTATGAAAAGTGCAAAAGTTAGGTaagtattactccctccgtccataaaaagATGTCTTAAGTTttactaaatttggatgtatctagacccgATTTAGTATATACATCCCAATTTTGACAAAATTGAAACATCCTTTTTTGGACGGATGAATATTACAGTAGCAAAAAGTCTATATAGGCTCTGAAGTGCTCTCTGATTAGTAAGGCTTTTAATTAATTGCTCAAGTACTTGACTCTTATTATTACAGTAGCCAAAAGTCTATATAGGCTCTGAAGTGCTCCGTGATTAGTACTTGACTCTTTTATTTCTTTTTATTTACATGGTGGTTACATTTGACTGTTCGTTCATCTAAAGGACATCACCTCAATGTGACAACAGCTAAATGTTGAAAAGAAAAACGAAACCAGATAAGAGCAAAGAGCAACAACAATGTTCAGAACATGAGATAAATATCACAGGTGTCTTGCAAATCGCAAAAAAACTGCATTACTTCATAGTTCAATGTATCAGAGAGATTAACAAGGGTCACAAGCAAAAAAGAAACATATACTCAGCTCTGGATAACTAAATTGATCCCAAAACATTCAGTTGCTATAGTCAAAAGACATGAGAAGGCTACAAAGATGGTCGATGGTGGCCATGTCCGTCCTTGGACAGGTCCGCCACCAAACTGGCCTGAGAATGCACGCAGCATCTACAAATTTCTCAACTGTAAATAAGTCGGGCAGCCTAAACATAATTTAAGATCTCCAGTTACAACCACAACAGCCAGCCAAGAAGTACTAAGACCGTCGAGAAGACTGAGCTGCAGCCATAACATGCCCCCAAAGCTATGAATCAAAAACCAAAGAAACCAAGCTCTGTCGCTCTTTCCTTCTCAAAGGTCTCGAAGTATTGGTAGATGATGGTAACGGCCAGCAGTATACCGGTTCCTGAACCGATAGCACCCATGAAATCAGCCAGAACAGTCAACGCGCCAATGCATACTCCACCAAATGCAGCAGCAGTAGGGATGTATCTGTTCAACTCCTTCTGCAAGTTTGACTCACGATGGCCTGGCATCACCATTTGTTGTTCCTGTTCAATTACACAATGattaaatacaagtttttgcaaaCTGGACTACATTACCAAGAACAGACAACAAAACACCGCAATTTAACACTTGTGTCCATATTAGCAAAATACAATTGGAACAACTGAGCAACCTACAGGAAAACAAACTAGTTCTACAGACAGACAGTAATGTCTTATTACTGGATCATATACCAAAATAATTGATGTTTAAATTTGCATAGTATCATACAAATATTTGGAGTTCTATATGCACAGATTTCAGAATTTGGAAACTTGCCACCTTACATGAAAATAGACATCTAACGCACATAATATTATTATGACTTGTGAGATATGATACATCATACATGCAAAAAGGAACAGCAACTAGACAAGACAAATACTGTATATGCGCTTTGTTTACCTTGAGCTGCTTAGCAACATCCTTGGCTGATGAACCAGAAACTTCAATCCATGTTTTTGAGAAGAGAGCACATGCTGACAGCATGAAGACCACATAGAACAATGCATGGAATGGATTCGCCAGAATATCAGCCAAACTGCAGTTGTCAACATGGTAAGTATAACCTAGACAACAAAATGGAAAAGGAAGGTGCCAAGAAATGAATTATTCACCTGGATGGTGCAGTCACATAGTAAGCAAGACCACCAACAGGGATAGAATGACCAGAGTATTCAGATTCCTTCCAGATGCCAAGAAGGTTAACCAGGAAATTTCCACTGTACTTCCTGTACAGAAGCTGCAATAAACAATTAAAACAAGTCAGCACCTAACCATGCATGCAAGTGATTACAATAATTGGTACAGCTCTCAAACTGAATCCTGTACCTGGGAAATGAAGTACAGGTTGGTAATCAGTGCAGAGTGCAGAATGATGGGCATGTTGGAAGTGTAGAACAGCTTGATTGGGTATGAGCCTTGCTGCCCACGAGCATTCTTTGATCTCACTGGAAGCACAACACGGAAGCCTTGGAAATAGATAACTATGAGGAAGACCAATACAGTGGCGAGCAAATTGGTCACATTTGGCAGATTCTGACGGTAGAAAGCCTCTCGTAGGGCGCGGACTTTATCAGATCGAGTAATCAACAGATGGAACAATGCAATGACAGCCCCTTCAAATTCAGCACCACGTCCACTGTTGATGGTTGTGGGGCTGAACGCCTTCCAGATGATATTCTCACTGCATAACAGCAAATTCACCATAAGCCAACTGGCAAtggaacaacacatgaataaataagaaaaatgaaGTTCAGTATTGCTTACCAGATGTTGGTAGCAATGAACAGAGAAATGCCAGAACCCAAACCATAGCCCTTCTGGAGAAGTTCATCTAGACAGATGACAATGATGCCAGCAAAGAAAAGCTGAAGGATAATGAGAATAGCATTGCCAGTTCCAAGTTGGCTCACACTGCCATACATTCCAGAGAGAACATATGCCACAGCTTCCCCAATGGCAATCAGGATGCCAAGCAACTTCTGTGCACCATTCCTGAGTAAAGAAGTAGAGCATTCATCAGAATAGTACTGGATATATTATGACATGAATGAGCAAGCTTTGCATTCACTGCCAATTCAGTGCACGAATGAAAAACTACATATAAATGAGACTATGGAcacaataatactcctgaacattTATAACTTCAGTGAGAAAATTAAATCACACAATTATGAAATTCCAAACAAATACTTACAGGAGAGCACGATCCTCTCTCACACTGTTGTCAACTTCAATAATCTTGGATCCCACCAGAAGTTGCATAACCATTCCAGACGTCACAATTGGGGTGATACCCAGCTCCATGACAGTACCACGGTTTGAGGCAAGGATAACACGCATCCAGTAGAAAGGATCTGCTCCAGTAGTTGAGTGGATGCCATAGAGCGGGAGCTGACTGCACAccaggaagatgaagagagaaatgACGGTGTAGATGACTTTTTCCCTGAATGGTATCTTCCTGTCAGCACTCTGCACTTCCGGCAGGAAGGCCAGGAAGGGCCTGACAAGGTGCAGTACGCGGAAGCCGCCAGCCATCTTTCTGTGTACACCAAAAGAAAACATGTCAGCGTTATGTGCAGCAATTCACATGGATAAACTGAAACATCAAATAACACGGTAGATGTCACAGCAATTCACATTTGGCTTAAATGTAAGTGAAGCTACCAAGACATGCAGACATGTGTAAAATCAAAACAAAGCTTAGCCACATAAATCAGCCAGGCTCCTTACATTCAAAATGTACAGGAGTTGTATTTCAGCTCATTTGTATCACAATAAGATGAAAAACTGTTTAACTCTCATTAATACTTGACAGCTATATTTCAGTTCAAACAATTTGAGCAGGGCTATCTACGCAAAGCTAAATACAAGGGAACAGACAGTTTGCAGATGCTTacaaattctctcgcctatctacaaAGTGCCCGAATTACAACTCTCGGATATTAATTGGGTCAACTAGCTTGGATCACGAACCAATTTAGCTAGTATATTCCTTGCAAACTACTACACGACAAGCCAGCTGACAGAACCAACGCTTTGCTTAAACCCATGTATCAATCAAGTGCGCCAAAAATAGGAGACTCCACGAGATCAAGCACagatccaccaacgaaacatCACATCGCATCATTCGCACCGACCAAATATCGCCGTCGATTAACGACTCCGGCGAACGTAGGAGCGCCCATGCAACGGTCGCGGCATCCTAGATTCGCATGGATCTGGACGGCTCACCCACCTACCAAGCCAGCCGGCCGCATCACCTCGAGAGGCTAAGCACGGATGCACGGCTCAGCGCTAGGCGAATTCCGACACGGATCGAGCAGAGAAAAACAGCACGCGACACAGATCTGCGCGCGAATCGGGAAGGGACAGGGATCGCGGGATCGGCGCGAGATCCGGAGGGGGAACGGGGGGTGTTTACCTGGCCGCGGACGCCGGCGGCGAGGCGGGCGGGAAGGTTCGCCGCGGGCGGGCGGGCGTCGAACCCTAGGGAGGGAGGCGGGAGCGAGGCGGGCGACGAGAGGGAAGCTACGGAGAGAGAAGGATGGAGAGAGCGGTGGTAATTAATAGCGGGGACTTGAGAGAGATCTGAAGAGGATGGGGACGAAGCCGACCACGGGTTCCAGTCGCTGCGGGTGGGCCCGGGCGGGGGCGCGGAGGCGCGTGGGCCGTCGGATTTGGATCGAGCGGTGGATGATGGGTCTCTGTGACGTGGAACCGGGATTGGGATGGCCACGTCACCGGGATTGCCAGAGCCCGCAGGCCAGTGAGGGATCCGGTCCCACCGCCGCAGGGGCCACCGGGCCAGGACAGGTTTATATAGCTCggagattgaaattttgccaacgTTGGATGGAGGTCGTGAATGAAAGCTGCTACTACAAGGGTTTGGCGAGCTCACGCGCGGTGAACAATGTCTTGGGCCCGGGATTTTTCGACAAAATTGTTTTCATAATTTCTCAGTGTTTTTCTTGATAACTTCTTATCGTAGTAATTTATTAGTAGAAATTCTTGGCTCTGCATTTCAGAGGGTATACGCCGTCATGTAGACCAGACCATCAAAGCATCTTCTGTCCGCTACTTTGAATCTTTGTCTCTCGGTAACCCACCAATCCACCACAGTGTTGTTGGCCGTGGGCACCTGGAAGTTCAGCCCTAGGACACGTCAAGTTTCCCTAGCCACCACACACTGGAGGATGATGTGGTTTGTCGTGTCCGGCCTCCTCCTGGTCGCACACAAAGCATGCCGAAGAATGCTGCTGAAGTCCAAATTTGGCTCGCCTGTCCGAAGTCCAGATCCTTCTCTGCGCCGCCAGCCAGCTGAACAACTTGCTCTTTGGCGTGGCATTACGTTTCCAAATTGCATCCCCGAGCTGGGACCTCTCGCTCCCATGCATGAGCATGCTATAGGTGGACTTAACGCTATACTTCCCCGAGCTTGACCATGGCCAGGAGAAGACATCAGGGGCGTTCCCGTCGCGCTGAATGTTGCTAACCGCGAGCCATAGCGCAATCAGCCAGCTCTCGGTCAGGACCATGACACAATTGATCTTGGAGGAGTGTAGCTACATCTCGACTAGGTTTAGGGTAGCTGATAAAGTCGGAGTCCTAGATAATGGGTGAGTAGAGTAGCCTTTTTGTTTCCTGGAGTTGCTAGCACCCTCTGTTTCTCTTGTACATATCATTCTGCCTTCTATAAAATTATGGTACACGTTCGCATactctcaaaaaaagaaaaagaaaagaaattctCGGCtctggcaaaaaaaaaaacagcagcAATTTTATCAATGAAGATCTTCAACTtcgtcgagagtaatttcccgatCTTTATTGTTTAATAGTCATTTTTAAGGGTCGTTAAGTACCTGCATTATCTCAAAAGTAATTTATCGGTACAAATATTTAGCTTCAACAATAGCTTGTCGGTCTATCTGAATAATAATAACAGTTGCATCCCTTTATATGCGTATTGTATCGGCTATCCCTAGTTCTAGCCACGTGCAAGAACCAATGCAAAATAATTATCATGCTTAAACTTCATATAATTTTACCAACTTAATTGTAACATGTAAACTTGAGATCTCATGTATCGGCGACCCTACAAGTTCATATGCCGGTGAATAGCATGATGAGTTTGGTTAATCAGTATGAAACACCCAATGTTAGAAACTTAAATGTCATGCAAGAGGGCGTTTCACATTTTTATTCACCGGCAAATAACTTGCAATATGTTGATTCACCTTCGCACATGCCGGTGGACAAAGGATCTCAACCATTATATGATGCGCCTCATTTAGTAATTTTTTAGCACCACATGCTACTAGTGATATCCATAATTCGGCTCCGCACCTTCACAATAGTTTTAGCCAAATAAGTGAAAAATCAACAGGAGCTCATGTGACTTGGTCAAGTACTGCAACGTATAGTACCTCCCTTGCACAATTGCAGATTTTCAGTAGCACCCAAGTCtcattgccaaaagaatctgaaaATGTTGGGGGAAAGCCTATCTAAAGTGGGCTAAGGAGAAATTTATGACTCATTCGAACAAAAATCAATCCAAAGCCTGAAGAGAATAACATCGATAACATCATCACATTTGATGATCTATCGGAGGAACAACGTCTAGCCTAATCTCAAGGAGGAGCATGAAAAAAAAAGGATTTGATGCATCTAAAATGCATTTATGATCTTTGTAGTTTATTGTGCCATATTCCATCATAATTGATTCGTATAAGTGGTTATGATCATGATTTAGAATAATTTAGTGGATTTTTCTAAAATATCCCTTTTATTTGTATTATAACCCTGCAGGAAAACCCTATTTTTACCTATTTTAACATTCATGGACCTTCACGGACTCTGAAGGACATAAGATTTTTTCtaccgattttttttttttggaaaaaataCTTGGTGCACTTGAACCCCACCTGGCCAGCCAGAGGTCAAAAAGAGGGCAAATGGCGTGGGGTGATACCCCCTGCGCACCATGGGGCCCACTTCCCCATCCTAGCTCCGATGTTGTCGGTTTTTTTGCCCTTGGACTCATCTTGACCTAAAAATGTCTATATATACAACCGTCTTCGCGGTCAGGAAGCATGGCACACCACAGAACACAAAATAGAGGAGGTATAGTGAATATTGGTGGGGAAACACCATCAGAGCGTTGTTGCTTCACAACTCCAACCTCTCCAACATCTCCTTCATTtgcatgatgaagagggagtagtccatccctagactatgggttTGTGGAAGTAGCTTGTTCTAtcattctctctctctctctcatgttgTCGTCATGGTGAACATACATATGCCATGGGTAGGCTTATGTTGTGGCTAAATGTGCACCGAGGGATCCGGAGGAGGGGAGATTAAGGATAAACTCACACAAACACACACGAGACACATGACCTAcctaggttca encodes:
- the LOC127300778 gene encoding uncharacterized protein; translation: MAGGFRVLHLVRPFLAFLPEVQSADRKIPFREKVIYTVISLFIFLVCSQLPLYGIHSTTGADPFYWMRVILASNRGTVMELGITPIVTSGMVMQLLVGSKIIEVDNSVREDRALLNGAQKLLGILIAIGEAVAYVLSGMYGSVSQLGTGNAILIILQLFFAGIIVICLDELLQKGYGLGSGISLFIATNICENIIWKAFSPTTINSGRGAEFEGAVIALFHLLITRSDKVRALREAFYRQNLPNVTNLLATVLVFLIVIYFQGFRVVLPVRSKNARGQQGSYPIKLFYTSNMPIILHSALITNLYFISQLLYRKYSGNFLVNLLGIWKESEYSGHSIPVGGLAYYVTAPSSLADILANPFHALFYVVFMLSACALFSKTWIEVSGSSAKDVAKQLKEQQMVMPGHRESNLQKELNRYIPTAAAFGGVCIGALTVLADFMGAIGSGTGILLAVTIIYQYFETFEKERATELGFFGF